One window of Novosphingobium sp. 9U genomic DNA carries:
- a CDS encoding cysteine desulfurase family protein, translating into MPPEPLYFDHAATTPLLPQAREAWLEGVARWANPSSPHAAGRAARAALEDARDRVRTALGWTGEVLFTSGASEALAIGLGRAKVERRIVSAVEHDAVWRAAPGAEVIGTRAGEVERDALATLLAQPGRAVVAVQSINSETGTCLTSRDLGEQVRAAGGLFLSDCSQSAGKMPLPDADLAVVSAHKLGGPPGIGALLVRDFAMLEPSGGQERGYRAGTENLPGALGVAAALEAGDIVSWATTTEQRLAFREALARCGEIIEPGRQCSHIFAVAGRSAANTMLIRMDSAGFAISAGSACSSGTLKPSRVLQGFDLDPDVIRRTVRVSLGWSTTPAELDAFADAWDRANR; encoded by the coding sequence ATGCCACCGGAACCACTTTATTTCGATCATGCCGCGACGACGCCGCTGCTTCCGCAGGCGCGTGAGGCATGGTTGGAAGGCGTGGCGCGGTGGGCCAATCCGTCGAGCCCGCATGCAGCCGGACGGGCCGCGCGCGCGGCATTGGAGGATGCGCGCGACCGGGTGCGCACGGCGCTTGGCTGGACCGGCGAGGTACTTTTCACCTCCGGCGCGAGCGAAGCACTGGCGATCGGCTTAGGCCGTGCGAAGGTGGAACGGCGGATCGTTTCGGCCGTGGAGCACGACGCGGTGTGGCGCGCGGCGCCAGGTGCGGAGGTGATCGGCACCCGTGCGGGGGAGGTCGAGAGAGATGCCTTGGCCACATTGCTGGCGCAACCGGGGCGCGCGGTCGTGGCGGTGCAGTCGATCAACTCGGAGACGGGGACCTGCCTCACTTCTCGGGACTTGGGCGAGCAGGTTCGTGCAGCGGGCGGGCTGTTCCTCTCGGATTGCTCGCAATCAGCCGGCAAGATGCCGCTGCCGGACGCGGATCTGGCGGTCGTGTCGGCGCACAAGTTGGGTGGTCCGCCGGGTATTGGCGCGCTGCTGGTGCGTGACTTCGCCATGCTCGAACCTTCGGGCGGACAGGAGCGCGGCTATCGAGCGGGGACCGAGAACCTGCCGGGCGCGCTGGGCGTCGCCGCGGCATTGGAGGCTGGCGACATTGTCAGCTGGGCGACCACCACCGAGCAGCGGCTGGCGTTCCGCGAGGCACTGGCGCGGTGTGGCGAGATAATCGAACCCGGTCGCCAGTGCTCGCATATCTTCGCAGTCGCCGGACGCAGCGCGGCCAATACCATGCTGATCCGGATGGATTCCGCCGGTTTTGCGATCTCGGCCGGGAGCGCCTGTTCGTCGGGCACGCTCAAGCCCAGCCGGGTTCTGCAGGGCTTCGATCTCGACCCCGACGTGATCCGGCGCACCGTACGCGTCAGCCTGGGTTGGAGCACGACGCCTGCCGAGCTGGACGCCTTTGCCGACGCATGGGATCGCGCGAACCGATGA
- a CDS encoding cysteine desulfurase family protein, with the protein MIYLDYQATTPLAPEAREAMLPWLGGPETIGFANPHSPHRPGRAAAAAVELAREQVAALMPPGGRVIFTGSATEALNLAILGSGARRLAVSAIEHAAVLDTARAAAGELRVLPVDADGLVNPATRFDDVDLVSVMQVNNEIGTIQPVEQLAQAAHAAGALFVCDAVQGAGKLAPPANADMIAVSAHKLYGPKGIGALWVRDGVELSPQMHGGGQEAALRSGTLSPMLCAGFGAAARLAGERREEDAAHVGRLWQAARAILSRWTLNGSPTERWHGNINLRLEGLDVARLMSEVRDVAFSAGSACASGSGRTSHVLTAIGLDARQAKGSIRLGFGRYTGSRECEDACARLETAAAAQGV; encoded by the coding sequence ATGATCTACCTCGACTATCAGGCGACCACCCCGCTCGCTCCGGAAGCGCGTGAAGCGATGCTGCCGTGGCTGGGTGGGCCCGAGACGATCGGCTTCGCCAATCCGCATAGCCCGCATCGGCCTGGTCGTGCGGCGGCGGCTGCGGTGGAACTGGCGCGCGAGCAGGTTGCGGCGCTCATGCCTCCGGGCGGCCGCGTGATCTTCACCGGCAGCGCGACCGAGGCGCTCAACCTTGCAATCCTCGGCAGCGGCGCCAGGCGGCTGGCGGTCTCTGCGATCGAACACGCGGCCGTGCTCGACACAGCGCGGGCGGCAGCAGGCGAGCTGCGTGTGCTGCCGGTCGATGCCGACGGCCTGGTCAACCCGGCAACGCGCTTCGACGACGTCGATCTCGTCTCGGTCATGCAAGTCAACAATGAGATCGGCACCATCCAGCCCGTCGAGCAACTGGCGCAGGCGGCGCACGCGGCGGGTGCGCTGTTCGTGTGCGACGCGGTGCAAGGGGCGGGTAAGCTGGCGCCGCCGGCGAACGCGGACATGATCGCCGTTTCGGCGCACAAGCTGTACGGTCCCAAGGGTATCGGCGCCCTGTGGGTGCGTGATGGCGTGGAGCTCAGCCCCCAGATGCACGGCGGCGGCCAGGAAGCCGCCCTGCGCTCGGGCACGCTGAGCCCGATGCTGTGCGCAGGCTTCGGCGCGGCGGCGCGCTTGGCTGGCGAGCGGAGGGAGGAAGACGCGGCGCATGTCGGAAGGCTCTGGCAGGCTGCGCGAGCCATCCTCTCGCGCTGGACGTTGAATGGCTCGCCGACAGAGCGCTGGCATGGTAATATCAACCTGCGGCTCGAAGGCTTGGACGTCGCGCGATTGATGTCCGAGGTGCGCGATGTGGCGTTTTCGGCGGGATCAGCCTGCGCCAGCGGCTCGGGGCGGACCAGTCATGTGCTCACCGCCATCGGATTGGACGCGCGGCAAGCGAAAGGCTCTATCCGTCTCGGCTTTGGAAGATATACTGGCAGCCGGGAATGTGAGGATGCCTGCGCACGCTTAGAGACCGCAGCCGCGGCGCAGGGAGTTTAA
- a CDS encoding 2Fe-2S iron-sulfur cluster-binding protein yields MNVRFVTPQGEIVTTDVEPGSRLLEAGQAVGMPLEGTCEGQMACSTCHVIVFPEWFEKLAPASADEEDMLDLAAGVARTSRLSCQIELSGELDGLTVKVPGVARDMQFG; encoded by the coding sequence TTGAACGTCCGCTTCGTTACGCCTCAAGGTGAGATCGTCACCACCGATGTCGAGCCAGGCTCGCGCCTGCTGGAGGCGGGCCAGGCTGTCGGTATGCCGTTGGAAGGCACGTGCGAAGGGCAGATGGCTTGTTCCACCTGCCACGTCATCGTCTTTCCAGAATGGTTCGAGAAGCTTGCGCCTGCTTCGGCGGACGAAGAGGATATGCTGGACCTCGCCGCCGGGGTGGCGCGCACCAGCCGGCTTTCGTGTCAGATCGAGCTCTCGGGTGAACTCGATGGCCTGACCGTCAAAGTACCGGGTGTCGCGCGCGATATGCAGTTCGGGTGA
- a CDS encoding type 1 glutamine amidotransferase domain-containing protein yields the protein MAKKVLILATDGFEQVELTDPKKALEDAGIETTVASPKETTKPGEIKGWKFTDWGDSVKVDQTLDEVNAADFDALLLPGGQINPDKLRLEEKAVSLVKQFVESGKPVAAICHGPWLLVEADVVKGKTVTSWPSIRTDLRNAGANVVDQEVAVDGQFITSRKPDDIPAFSKAVIEAVDATVPA from the coding sequence ATGGCCAAGAAGGTCCTCATCCTCGCGACCGACGGCTTCGAGCAAGTCGAGTTGACCGATCCGAAGAAGGCGCTGGAGGACGCAGGCATCGAGACCACCGTCGCCAGCCCGAAAGAGACCACAAAGCCCGGCGAGATCAAGGGATGGAAGTTCACGGACTGGGGCGACAGCGTGAAGGTCGACCAGACGCTCGACGAGGTGAACGCCGCGGACTTCGATGCGCTGCTGCTGCCCGGCGGCCAGATCAATCCGGACAAGCTGCGCCTCGAGGAGAAGGCCGTCAGCCTCGTGAAGCAGTTCGTCGAGAGCGGCAAGCCGGTCGCGGCGATCTGCCACGGGCCGTGGCTGCTGGTCGAGGCGGACGTGGTCAAGGGCAAGACGGTGACCAGCTGGCCCTCGATCCGCACCGACTTGCGCAACGCGGGCGCGAATGTGGTGGATCAGGAGGTTGCGGTGGATGGCCAGTTCATCACCAGCCGCAAGCCCGACGACATTCCGGCGTTCAGCAAGGCTGTGATCGAGGCCGTGGACGCGACGGTGCCGGCCTGA